The Rhodoflexus caldus genome has a window encoding:
- a CDS encoding sensor histidine kinase codes for MINLQENRTTSNIIILMMAVVIGVGSIIYTNSLVSRILAQEEQQTSIFAKVQEYIATVEAGENINTLIEVIDANYTYPVILTDENDKVLGHRNIRIPKGKDSLAYLAAELAEMKAAHPPIVVEPAPGLKNLIYYKNSDLVVQLKYYPYVELLIISLFFGIVYVLFNASRKAEQNKVWVGLAKETAHQLGTPISSLMAWMEYFKADESLDESIIGELEKDVLRLEMITARFSSIGSPPVLKFENVEQLVKDNIDYLQKRISTKVQISVKNLEGMALGAPLNRGLFEWVIENICKNAVDAMGGIGKINISLSYTRDGKQVQIDISDTGKGIPKSLWKQIFKPGYTTKKRGWGLGLTLAKRIVKDYHKGNIFVLSSAPNEGTTFRILLPRF; via the coding sequence ATGATAAACCTCCAAGAGAACCGCACAACTTCCAATATTATCATTTTGATGATGGCCGTAGTGATTGGTGTCGGTTCTATCATCTACACTAACTCGCTGGTGAGCCGTATTTTGGCACAGGAAGAGCAGCAGACCTCCATTTTTGCCAAAGTACAGGAATACATCGCCACTGTTGAAGCAGGGGAAAATATCAATACGCTGATAGAAGTAATTGACGCCAACTATACCTATCCGGTAATTCTGACCGATGAAAACGACAAGGTATTGGGACATCGCAACATCAGAATTCCCAAAGGAAAAGACTCGCTGGCCTACTTGGCCGCCGAACTTGCCGAAATGAAAGCAGCGCACCCGCCCATTGTGGTAGAGCCTGCCCCCGGCCTAAAAAACCTGATTTACTACAAAAACTCCGATTTGGTAGTGCAGTTGAAGTACTACCCTTACGTAGAACTGCTGATTATCAGCCTGTTTTTCGGGATTGTATATGTGCTGTTCAATGCTTCGCGCAAAGCCGAACAGAACAAAGTATGGGTAGGTCTTGCCAAAGAAACAGCGCATCAGTTAGGAACCCCCATTTCCTCACTCATGGCTTGGATGGAGTATTTCAAAGCCGACGAATCGCTGGATGAGAGTATCATCGGTGAGTTGGAAAAAGACGTGTTAAGGCTGGAAATGATTACGGCGCGTTTTTCAAGCATCGGCTCGCCGCCGGTTCTAAAATTTGAAAACGTAGAACAGTTGGTCAAAGACAACATAGACTACCTGCAAAAGCGCATTTCTACCAAAGTGCAGATTTCTGTTAAAAATCTGGAAGGAATGGCTTTGGGTGCGCCGCTCAACCGAGGTTTATTTGAATGGGTTATTGAAAATATCTGCAAAAATGCGGTGGATGCAATGGGCGGCATAGGCAAAATCAACATTTCGCTCAGCTACACCCGCGACGGTAAACAGGTGCAGATTGACATCTCCGACACAGGGAAAGGTATCCCCAAATCGCTCTGGAAGCAAATTTTCAAACCCGGCTATACCACCAAAAAACGCGGTTGGGGGTTGGGGCTTACCTTAGCCAAACGCATTGTGAAAGACTACCACAAGGGCAACATTTTTGTACTCTCATCAGCGCCCAATGAAGGCACAACGTTCCGCATTTTACTGCCCCGCTTCTGA
- the galE gene encoding UDP-glucose 4-epimerase GalE: protein MTASKPAILVTGGCGYIGSHTVIALLQQGKYEVISCDNFVNSRPETLNRIAKITGTQVRNYPIDLCDKAATATIFDENPHIQGVIHFAALKSVPESVEQPLRYYRNNLVSLINLLEICQERNVNHFIFSSSCSVYGNADELPVHEATPFKKAESPYANTKQMGEEIVQNTAKISSVKAISLRYFNPVGAHESGLIGEDALQTMLNLVPIITQTAAGLRSELVVAGDTYPTRDGTCIRDYIHVTDIAEAHIAALEYLFRQEDSPHYYDVFNLGTGQGVTVLEAVHAFEQAAQMKLNYRIGPPRAGDVAAIYSDTRKTAAVLGWQPRFGINEMMASAWKWQQELLKGQ from the coding sequence ATGACAGCATCAAAACCTGCCATCCTCGTAACCGGAGGATGTGGCTACATAGGCTCGCACACAGTTATTGCACTGTTGCAACAAGGCAAATATGAGGTTATCTCATGCGATAACTTCGTAAACTCACGTCCGGAAACACTCAATCGCATTGCAAAAATTACCGGCACACAGGTGCGCAACTATCCCATTGACCTTTGCGATAAAGCCGCAACAGCGACTATTTTTGATGAAAATCCTCATATTCAAGGGGTTATTCATTTTGCTGCACTGAAATCCGTTCCCGAGTCGGTGGAACAACCGCTGCGCTATTACCGCAACAACCTTGTTTCGCTGATTAACCTGTTGGAAATATGTCAGGAAAGAAATGTCAATCATTTTATCTTTTCTTCTTCCTGCTCGGTTTACGGCAATGCCGATGAACTGCCCGTTCACGAGGCTACACCATTCAAAAAAGCGGAATCGCCGTATGCCAATACCAAGCAAATGGGCGAAGAAATTGTACAAAACACGGCTAAAATAAGCTCCGTCAAAGCTATTTCCTTGCGTTATTTCAATCCCGTAGGTGCGCACGAATCGGGGCTGATTGGCGAGGATGCGCTGCAAACAATGCTCAACCTCGTACCGATTATTACACAAACTGCTGCGGGGCTTCGTTCGGAACTCGTTGTGGCGGGCGACACCTACCCCACCCGCGACGGCACTTGCATCCGCGACTATATCCACGTTACCGATATTGCCGAGGCACACATTGCGGCGTTGGAATATCTTTTCCGCCAAGAGGATTCGCCGCATTATTACGATGTTTTCAATCTGGGAACGGGGCAAGGCGTAACCGTATTGGAAGCTGTTCACGCCTTTGAACAAGCAGCGCAAATGAAACTCAATTACCGCATAGGCCCCCCTCGTGCGGGCGATGTGGCAGCCATTTATTCCGACACCCGCAAAACAGCCGCTGTTTTAGGGTGGCAGCCGCGTTTTGGCATCAATGAAATGATGGCCTCGGCGTGGAAATGGCAACAGGAGTTATTGAAAGGGCAATAG
- a CDS encoding nucleotidyltransferase domain-containing protein, translated as MNFGLDQETIDKINSFFAKYPEIEEVVIYDSRAKGNYREGSERYRYHPERKRCERPNPHQYMAGY; from the coding sequence ATGAACTTCGGATTAGACCAAGAAACCATTGACAAAATCAATTCGTTTTTTGCCAAATATCCCGAAATAGAAGAGGTTGTCATCTACGATTCGCGTGCCAAAGGGAACTATCGCGAAGGCAGCGAGCGATATAGATATCACCCTGAAAGGAAAAGATGTGAACGACCGAACCCACACCAATATATGGCTGGATATTGA
- a CDS encoding TlpA disulfide reductase family protein yields the protein MNRKTVFLLLFGAALAACQNAAENTHAEVTVIEGTIANPQPGKMVYLSRQGLEKAVPVDSVKPDDNGKFRMEVKVESPGFYSLNVYNTQFGDLVITQPAIIKVEAAGQTNGTFKVSGSPDTDYLLRFYGLEQSFRRKADSVQALAVNGQLTQEQLMEAYQSLSADAIGKAKQMIEQNPSSIVSIVVAGALDADKEIAFLQQIHQKLAQAHPTSEYVVDFGKRLEQISKTAIGQPAPEIALNDPEGKEIRLSSLRGKYVLIDFWASWCGPCRRENPNVVRMYNRFKGKDFEIFGVSLDKERDQWLKAIKDDGLTWTHVSDLKFWQSSVVPLYRIQGIPMTVLLDKNGIIIDKNLRGQALEDRLTELLK from the coding sequence ATGAATCGCAAAACTGTTTTCCTTTTACTGTTCGGAGCAGCACTTGCAGCCTGCCAAAATGCTGCTGAAAATACACATGCGGAAGTAACAGTTATTGAAGGAACAATTGCCAATCCGCAACCCGGTAAAATGGTTTATCTGAGCAGGCAAGGGTTGGAAAAAGCTGTCCCCGTAGATTCGGTCAAGCCCGATGACAACGGTAAGTTTCGCATGGAAGTAAAAGTAGAATCTCCCGGTTTCTATTCGCTGAATGTGTACAATACACAATTCGGAGATTTGGTAATTACGCAACCCGCAATAATAAAGGTGGAAGCGGCCGGGCAAACCAATGGCACATTTAAAGTAAGCGGCTCGCCCGACACCGACTATTTGCTGCGTTTTTACGGGTTGGAGCAATCTTTCCGCAGAAAGGCCGACAGCGTACAGGCTTTGGCAGTAAACGGGCAATTGACGCAAGAGCAACTGATGGAAGCCTATCAGTCACTTTCTGCCGATGCTATCGGCAAAGCCAAGCAAATGATAGAACAAAATCCTTCTTCCATTGTGTCTATTGTGGTGGCAGGTGCGCTCGATGCCGATAAAGAAATAGCTTTTTTGCAGCAAATCCACCAAAAACTTGCACAGGCGCATCCTACTTCGGAGTATGTGGTTGATTTTGGCAAGCGATTAGAACAAATCAGCAAAACCGCCATTGGACAACCCGCCCCCGAAATTGCACTGAACGACCCCGAAGGAAAAGAAATCAGGCTCTCCTCGCTGCGCGGCAAATACGTGCTCATTGACTTCTGGGCTTCGTGGTGTGGCCCCTGCCGCCGCGAAAACCCGAACGTAGTGCGCATGTACAACAGGTTCAAAGGAAAAGATTTTGAAATATTCGGCGTTTCGTTGGACAAGGAAAGAGACCAGTGGCTCAAAGCCATCAAAGACGACGGGCTGACTTGGACTCATGTTTCCGACCTGAAATTCTGGCAATCATCCGTTGTACCGCTTTATCGCATTCAGGGTATCCCCATGACGGTGCTGTTAGACAAAAACGGCATCATCATAGATAAAAACCTCCGCGGGCAGGCATTGGAAGACCGCCTTACCGAATTACTGAAATAA
- a CDS encoding BatA domain-containing protein — translation MSFLYPSFLWALALVSVPIIIHLFNFQRPKVIYFTNVAFLREVKSVANARNRLKHLLVLLMRCLFVAALVAAFAQPFIPYHRADNLPVAGNQAAIYIDNSFSMQNERDGKKLLDRSVDLALQIVKGFPQNARFSVLNNSFESDLNFLFEPAKANDLISKTDYSNTGRTLESVYERQKNILANVAGSGSHHIFWLTDFQQMPGSDLEKLAAALDSVNRFYLLPQEANDVSNVYIDSVWLENPFVRVNESNTLSIRMRHFGTEAATERLVRLFIEGKQVSGGTVSLQAGETSELKLNFAVTSAGQKPCRVAVDDMPVVFDNNYYFTLNVAPEINILHIVEGKSPAYIPDVYANEAFFKVESVSAGSLDYARINAANVVILQGLKTIDTGLQTALRNFLVRGGALAVFPGQVFDPQAYSDLLGIRTVFIPDALSAATLKLPMNAPDLQEPFFKGIFEKMTEQGEAARMAMPEAKVNLSWSGAGRDLLSLRNGQPYLSSFELLNSRVFLFAAPLDAAFTGLPQNALFVPIMYKIALAGKRGTERLAYSFAEPLIALPLAEGQNFSRNDVLKLVPADNTATDRELIPVQRFADNQLIIELPKTELPAGNYNLVQRKNGNVVTALALNYDKAESQFKTYKADDLKRIFAGRKNVQVLDEVSAREFAGTFNAMNLNKPLWRYFIMAALAFLLVEVLLLRFWKG, via the coding sequence ATGAGTTTCTTGTATCCGTCGTTTCTCTGGGCGCTGGCGCTCGTGTCCGTGCCGATTATCATACACCTGTTCAATTTTCAGCGCCCCAAGGTGATTTATTTTACCAATGTGGCGTTTTTGCGTGAAGTCAAATCGGTTGCCAATGCGCGCAATCGGCTGAAACACCTGCTGGTGTTGCTGATGCGTTGTTTATTCGTAGCCGCATTGGTAGCGGCTTTTGCGCAACCTTTCATCCCCTATCATCGGGCAGACAACCTGCCTGTGGCAGGCAATCAGGCAGCTATTTACATTGACAACTCATTCAGTATGCAAAATGAGCGCGACGGTAAAAAACTGCTTGACCGTTCGGTAGATTTGGCCTTGCAAATTGTCAAAGGCTTTCCGCAAAACGCGCGGTTTTCGGTACTGAACAACAGCTTTGAAAGCGACCTGAATTTTCTTTTTGAGCCTGCCAAAGCCAATGATTTGATTTCAAAAACCGATTACAGCAATACAGGCAGAACTTTGGAGAGCGTGTATGAACGGCAAAAAAACATCCTTGCCAATGTGGCAGGCAGCGGCAGCCACCATATTTTCTGGCTGACCGACTTTCAGCAAATGCCCGGCAGCGATTTGGAAAAATTAGCCGCCGCGTTAGACAGTGTCAATCGCTTTTACCTGCTGCCACAAGAGGCCAACGACGTTTCCAACGTGTACATTGATTCGGTATGGCTGGAAAATCCCTTTGTGCGCGTAAACGAAAGCAACACGCTCAGCATACGAATGCGCCATTTTGGTACAGAGGCAGCCACCGAACGGTTGGTGCGCCTGTTTATTGAAGGCAAACAGGTATCGGGGGGAACTGTCAGCCTTCAGGCCGGCGAAACGAGCGAACTCAAACTCAACTTTGCCGTAACTTCTGCCGGTCAAAAGCCTTGTCGGGTGGCGGTAGATGACATGCCCGTTGTTTTTGACAACAATTACTACTTTACGCTGAACGTAGCCCCCGAAATCAACATTTTACACATCGTGGAAGGGAAAAGCCCGGCCTATATACCCGATGTTTATGCTAATGAGGCGTTTTTCAAAGTGGAATCGGTAAGCGCCGGCAGTTTGGACTACGCCCGCATCAATGCCGCCAACGTGGTGATTTTGCAAGGTTTGAAAACCATAGATACAGGTTTGCAAACAGCTTTGCGCAACTTTTTGGTGCGGGGCGGGGCGCTGGCGGTATTCCCCGGGCAGGTGTTTGACCCGCAAGCCTATTCGGACTTATTAGGTATCCGAACCGTTTTTATTCCCGATGCGCTCTCTGCGGCGACCTTGAAGCTGCCGATGAATGCCCCCGATTTGCAAGAGCCTTTTTTCAAGGGCATTTTTGAAAAAATGACCGAACAAGGCGAAGCTGCCCGCATGGCAATGCCCGAAGCCAAAGTAAATCTGTCGTGGAGTGGGGCAGGCAGAGACCTTTTGAGTTTGCGTAACGGGCAACCCTATCTCTCATCGTTTGAACTGCTGAACAGCAGGGTTTTCCTTTTTGCCGCACCGCTGGATGCAGCTTTTACCGGATTGCCGCAAAATGCGCTTTTCGTACCGATTATGTACAAAATTGCATTGGCGGGCAAGCGTGGCACCGAACGGCTGGCCTATTCTTTTGCCGAGCCGCTGATTGCCCTGCCTTTGGCAGAAGGGCAGAATTTTTCGCGCAACGATGTGCTGAAGCTCGTACCCGCCGACAATACCGCCACCGACCGCGAGCTGATTCCCGTGCAGCGCTTTGCCGATAACCAACTGATTATTGAATTGCCTAAAACAGAACTGCCCGCGGGCAACTACAACTTAGTGCAACGCAAAAACGGCAATGTGGTAACAGCCCTTGCCCTAAATTATGACAAAGCGGAGTCGCAGTTCAAAACCTACAAAGCCGACGACCTGAAGCGGATATTTGCAGGCCGAAAAAATGTGCAAGTACTGGACGAAGTCAGCGCCCGCGAATTTGCAGGCACATTCAATGCCATGAACCTGAACAAGCCGCTTTGGCGCTACTTCATTATGGCAGCCCTTGCCTTTTTGTTGGTAGAAGTGCTGCTGCTGCGGTTTTGGAAGGGGTGA